Proteins encoded together in one Stutzerimonas stutzeri window:
- the nosZ gene encoding TAT-dependent nitrous-oxide reductase, with translation MSDKSKNNPEVLEKGGISRRNFLGASAVTGAAVAATAFGGAVMTRESWAAAVKDAQQNIHVGPGELDDYYGFWSGGHQGEVRVLGIPSMRELMRIPVFNVDSASGWGLTNESRAIMGDSAKFLNGDCHHPHISMTDGKYDGKYVFINDKANTRVARIRLDIMKCDKMITIPNCQAIHGLRLQKVPYTKYVFANAEFVIPHPNDGKVFDLQDENSYTMYNVIDAEKMEVAFQIIVDGNLDNTDADYTGRFTAATCYNSEKAYDLGGMMRNERDWVVVFDIEAAEKAVKAGKFINLGDSKVPVLDGRKKGNKDSEFTRYIPVPKNPHGCNTSSDGKYFIANGKLSPTVSMIEIAKLPDLFAGKLADPRDVIVGEPELGLGPLHTTFDGRGNAYTTLFIDSQVVKWNMEEAVRAYKGEKVNYIKQKLDVHYQPGHLHASLCETNEADGKWLVALSKFSKDRFLPVGPLHPENDQLIDISGDEMKLVHDGPTFAEPHDCIMARRDQIKTKKIWDRNDPFFAPTVEMAKKDGINLDTDNKVIRDGNKVRVYMTSMAPAFGVQEFTVKQGDEVTVTITNIDQIEDVSHGFVVVNHGVSMEISPQQTSSITFVADKPGLHWYYCSWFCHALHMEMVGRMMVEPA, from the coding sequence ATGAGCGACAAGAGCAAGAACAACCCCGAGGTGCTGGAGAAGGGCGGCATCAGCCGTCGTAACTTCCTCGGCGCCAGTGCGGTGACCGGCGCGGCCGTTGCGGCCACCGCCTTCGGCGGCGCGGTGATGACCCGCGAATCCTGGGCCGCCGCGGTCAAGGATGCGCAGCAGAACATCCACGTCGGTCCCGGCGAGCTGGATGACTATTACGGTTTCTGGAGCGGCGGCCACCAGGGCGAGGTGCGCGTGTTGGGCATCCCGTCCATGCGCGAGCTGATGCGCATCCCGGTGTTCAACGTCGACTCCGCCAGCGGTTGGGGCCTGACCAACGAAAGCCGCGCGATCATGGGCGACAGCGCCAAGTTCCTCAACGGCGACTGCCACCACCCGCACATCTCCATGACCGACGGCAAGTACGACGGCAAGTACGTGTTCATCAACGACAAGGCCAACACCCGTGTCGCGCGTATCCGCCTGGATATCATGAAGTGCGACAAGATGATCACCATCCCCAACTGCCAGGCCATCCACGGTCTGCGTCTGCAGAAGGTGCCCTACACCAAGTACGTGTTCGCCAACGCCGAATTCGTCATCCCGCACCCGAACGACGGCAAGGTCTTCGACCTGCAGGATGAAAACAGCTACACCATGTACAACGTCATCGACGCCGAGAAGATGGAAGTCGCTTTCCAGATCATCGTCGACGGCAACCTCGACAACACCGATGCCGATTACACCGGCCGCTTCACCGCAGCCACCTGCTACAACTCGGAGAAGGCCTACGACCTGGGCGGCATGATGCGCAACGAGCGCGACTGGGTCGTGGTGTTCGACATCGAGGCGGCGGAGAAGGCGGTCAAGGCCGGCAAGTTCATCAATCTCGGCGACTCCAAGGTGCCGGTGCTCGATGGCCGCAAGAAGGGCAACAAGGACAGCGAGTTCACCCGCTACATCCCGGTGCCGAAGAACCCGCACGGCTGCAACACCTCGTCCGATGGCAAGTACTTCATCGCCAACGGCAAGCTGTCGCCGACCGTATCGATGATCGAGATCGCCAAGCTGCCCGACCTGTTCGCCGGCAAGCTGGCCGATCCGCGTGATGTGATCGTGGGTGAGCCTGAGCTGGGTCTCGGCCCGCTGCACACCACCTTCGACGGCCGCGGTAACGCCTACACCACGCTGTTCATCGACAGCCAGGTGGTCAAGTGGAACATGGAAGAAGCTGTTCGTGCCTACAAGGGCGAGAAGGTCAACTACATCAAGCAGAAGCTTGATGTGCACTACCAGCCGGGTCACCTGCACGCGTCGCTGTGTGAAACCAATGAAGCCGATGGCAAGTGGCTGGTAGCACTGTCCAAGTTCTCCAAGGACCGCTTCCTGCCGGTTGGCCCGCTGCATCCCGAGAACGACCAACTGATCGACATCTCCGGCGACGAGATGAAGCTGGTACATGACGGCCCGACCTTTGCCGAACCGCATGACTGCATCATGGCTCGCCGTGATCAGATCAAGACCAAGAAGATCTGGGACCGCAACGATCCGTTCTTCGCCCCGACCGTGGAAATGGCGAAGAAGGACGGCATCAACCTCGATACCGACAACAAGGTCATCCGCGACGGCAACAAGGTGCGCGTGTACATGACCTCGATGGCGCCGGCGTTCGGCGTGCAGGAGTTCACCGTCAAGCAGGGCGATGAAGTCACCGTGACCATCACCAACATCGACCAGATCGAAGACGTCTCCCACGGCTTCGTGGTGGTCAACCATGGCGTGAGCATGGAGATCAGCCCGCAGCAGACTTCTTCCATCACCTTTGTCGCTGACAAGCCAGGCCTGCACTGGTACTACTGCAGCTGGTTCTGCCATGCGCTGCACATGGAAATGGTCGGCCGCATGATGGTCGAGCCGGCCTAA
- the nosR gene encoding transcriptional regulator NosR — MASREIWSLAGTFSTWVKGFVILLILSVCASSLQAREYEAEQQRLDKFFPGASLSSAEGDYQVRTITKGDEVLGYAFQSINVVDIPAYSGKPINMQVLLDPQGVIVDAYVLEHHEPILLIGIPEQKLHDFNAKYQGIRADQRVVVGRSSDSNAVTIDAVTGATVTVMVVNEIVMRAAHEVAVSLGLIEGGGNARPKIASVRQDVYQPANWTELTGSGAIRRLHLTRGQIDEAFKGTEAEGIDEATAQTADETFIDLYAAELNPPTIGRNLLGDNQYRFLMEELKPGEHAIAVLGSGEYSFKGSGYVRGGIFDRVQLRQFGDIISFRDLDFQRLNDIYLDGAPRFSEMAIFIVREAARFDPGSPWVLELLVRRQTGPVSGVFTSFELPYQMLEDYIERPQPTAEELAAIEEANRPMWVNIWYQKSFQIGVILAALGLLTVILFLQDTFTQRPRFLHWLRRGYLVFTVVFIGWYALGQLSVVNVLTFVHALFQDFRWELFLSDPVIFIIWTFTAATILLWGRGVFCGWLCPFGALQELINEAARKLKIPQYELPFAVHERLWAIKYIVLLVLFGISLESMMMAEKAAEVEPFKTAITLKFDRQWWFVAYAVFLLVINIFTRKVYCRYVCPLGAALAIPTKLRLFDWLKRRKECGSPCQLCAKECEIQAIHPDGHINANECHYCLDCQMTYHNEHKCPPLVNKNKRKKRDKKAPASAELIPVVQVVEP, encoded by the coding sequence ATGGCTTCCCGTGAAATCTGGTCGCTGGCCGGTACGTTCAGTACCTGGGTCAAGGGCTTTGTCATTCTGCTGATCCTGAGCGTCTGCGCATCGTCGCTGCAGGCCAGGGAATATGAAGCCGAGCAGCAGCGCCTCGACAAGTTCTTCCCCGGTGCCAGTCTCTCGTCAGCCGAGGGCGACTATCAGGTCCGCACGATCACCAAGGGTGACGAGGTACTCGGCTACGCCTTTCAGTCCATCAATGTGGTGGACATTCCCGCCTATTCCGGCAAACCCATCAACATGCAGGTGCTGCTCGATCCGCAGGGTGTGATCGTCGATGCCTATGTGCTTGAGCACCATGAACCGATCCTGCTGATCGGCATTCCCGAACAGAAACTGCACGACTTCAACGCCAAGTACCAGGGCATCCGGGCCGACCAGCGCGTGGTGGTCGGTCGCTCCAGCGACAGCAATGCTGTGACCATCGATGCCGTGACCGGCGCCACCGTGACCGTGATGGTGGTCAACGAGATCGTCATGCGCGCCGCCCATGAGGTGGCCGTCTCGCTGGGCCTGATCGAGGGGGGCGGCAACGCGCGGCCGAAGATCGCCAGCGTGCGCCAGGACGTCTACCAGCCGGCCAACTGGACCGAGCTGACCGGCAGTGGTGCGATCCGGCGTCTGCACCTGACTCGCGGGCAGATCGACGAAGCCTTCAAGGGCACCGAGGCCGAAGGCATCGACGAGGCCACCGCACAGACCGCCGACGAGACCTTCATCGACCTCTACGCCGCGGAGCTGAACCCGCCGACCATCGGCCGCAACCTGCTGGGCGACAATCAGTACCGCTTCCTGATGGAAGAGCTCAAGCCGGGCGAGCACGCCATCGCCGTGCTGGGCAGCGGCGAGTATTCGTTCAAGGGCTCGGGCTACGTGCGCGGCGGCATCTTCGATCGGGTCCAGCTGCGCCAGTTCGGCGACATCATCAGCTTCCGCGACCTCGACTTCCAGCGTCTGAACGATATCTACCTCGACGGCGCGCCGCGCTTCAGCGAGATGGCGATCTTCATCGTCCGCGAGGCTGCCCGCTTCGATCCGGGCTCGCCCTGGGTGCTGGAGTTGCTGGTGCGCCGCCAGACCGGCCCGGTGAGCGGCGTGTTCACCAGCTTCGAACTGCCCTACCAGATGCTCGAGGACTACATCGAGCGGCCGCAGCCCACCGCCGAGGAACTGGCTGCCATTGAGGAAGCCAATCGGCCGATGTGGGTCAACATATGGTACCAGAAGAGCTTCCAGATCGGCGTCATCCTCGCCGCCCTCGGCCTGCTCACGGTGATCCTCTTCCTGCAGGACACCTTCACCCAGCGGCCGCGCTTCCTGCACTGGCTGCGCCGCGGCTACCTGGTGTTCACCGTGGTGTTCATCGGCTGGTATGCGCTGGGGCAGCTGTCTGTGGTCAACGTGCTGACCTTCGTCCACGCGCTGTTCCAGGACTTCCGCTGGGAGCTGTTCCTCTCCGACCCGGTGATCTTCATCATCTGGACCTTCACCGCCGCCACCATCCTGCTCTGGGGCCGCGGTGTGTTCTGCGGCTGGCTGTGTCCGTTCGGCGCGCTGCAGGAGCTGATCAACGAAGCCGCACGCAAGCTGAAGATTCCGCAGTACGAGCTGCCCTTCGCGGTGCACGAGCGGCTTTGGGCCATCAAGTACATCGTCCTGCTGGTGCTGTTCGGCATCTCCCTCGAGTCGATGATGATGGCCGAGAAGGCCGCCGAGGTTGAGCCGTTCAAGACCGCCATCACCCTCAAGTTCGACCGCCAGTGGTGGTTCGTCGCCTACGCGGTGTTCCTCCTGGTCATCAACATCTTCACCCGCAAGGTGTACTGCCGTTACGTCTGCCCGCTGGGCGCGGCGCTGGCGATCCCGACCAAGCTGCGCCTGTTCGACTGGCTCAAGCGCCGCAAGGAGTGTGGCAGCCCCTGCCAGCTCTGCGCCAAGGAATGCGAGATCCAGGCGATCCATCCCGACGGCCATATCAATGCCAACGAGTGCCACTACTGCCTCGATTGCCAGATGACCTACCACAACGAGCACAAGTGCCCGCCGCTGGTGAACAAGAACAAGCGCAAGAAGCGCGACAAGAAGGCGCCGGCATCCGCCGAGCTGATTCCCGTAGTGCAAGTGGTGGAACCCTGA